Sequence from the Catenuloplanes indicus genome:
TCCCCGTCGCCGCCCGCGGTCCGTGAGAGCGCCGCGGCGCCGGTCCCCACCGCGGCCCGTAGTAGCGCTCCCACGCGTGAGGCCGGGCCCGCGGCGCCGAAGCAGTCCGTCGTGAACGGCTGGACCGCGACCGAAACCAACGGCAAAGTCACATATGTCCGAAGTTTCAAGGTTGATGGTGGGCAGGCCGTCATCCAGATCGTGGACCAGGTGGTCAGCCTGGTGTCCGCGACGCCCGCGACCGGGTTCGCCACGGACACCGCGCAACCGTCGCCGGAGCGCCTCGTGGTGCGGTTCACCGGCGGCGGCCGGGCCTACACGATCGACGCGCTCTGGTTCAACAACGGGCCGTTCCACGAGGTCACGGAGTCGTGAGCAACACGTCCGCGACCGTGTCCAGCCGGCCGTCCGGCGTGGTGCCCTCGATGATCACCCGCGCCTGGCGGCCCCGGTGGGTCAGCGTCGCGACCGCGTTGCCGAAGTAGGGGTCGTCCTCGCTCTTCCGCCAGCGCAGCGACGACGAGCGCACGCCCACGCTGAACGCCAGGCCGCGGGCGACCAGCCCGGCCCAGCGCGCCCAGCCGATCCGCATCAGCGGCCGCATGAAGCTCGGCACCTGGTTGTGTATCGGCGAGCAGGTCAGCTGGTGCACCGGGGTGATCACACCGGGGCCCAGTTCGGCCTTGGCCACGTACGAGTGGTGCACGTCGCCGGAGAGCACCGAGATCGACGCCGGGCCGGTGCTGCTGCGGCCGAGCACCCGGAACAGGTCGGCCAGCGCCTCGAACGAGCTCTGGAACGCGGCCCAGTGCTCCAGGTCGACCGCGCGCCGCACCTTCTCGCCGAACGCGGCCACCCGTGGCCGCCTGGACGCGCTGATCCGCTCGTTCCACGCCTCCAGGTAGTGGATCGCGGGCGGCATCAGCCACGGCAGCGACGAGCCGACCACCAGGTGGTCGAAGGTCGACCCGTGCGCCTGGTCGAGGAACCAGGACCACTCCGCGGCCGGCAGCATCGCGCGATGGTCCGGGTCCAGCACCCGGCTGCACCGGTTGTCCAGGACCACCAGCCGGGTACGCCCGAGATCGACCGCGAAGCTCCACTGGTACTGCCGCGACCTCCAGCTCTCCGGGTCGTGCCCGAAGTCCGCCTCCTGGTCCACCCGGGCGGCGAACTCGCGGAGGATCTCGGTCGCGTCCGCGGCGCCGGCCACCTTCGGGTAGAGCGCGTCCTCCTGCAGCCGGTCCGGCGGCAGGTTGCCCATGTGCTGGTAGACCCAGTAGGAGGCGAGCCCGTTCATGATCCGCTCGGCCCACCAGGGCTCCCGCTGCATGTCCGCGCGCCACGATGCCGACGAGTTCCAGTCGTCGATGATCTCGTGGTCGTCGAACATCATCACGGACGGCACGGTGGAGAACAGCCAGCGGATCTCCGGGTCGCGCCAGGACTCCTCGTAGAGCTTCGTGTACTCGTCGAACGTCTGCACGTCGTCGCCGGTGCCGTGGTGCGGCTTGGTACGCGCCGTGAGCTGCTTGCGTACCGTGTCCGAGGTCTTGTCCGCGTAGACCTGGTCACCGAGCAGCACCAGGAAGTCCGGCCAGGCCTCGTCGTCCGGGCCGGCCGGCATCAGGCGCCGCGCGTAGGCGTCCAGCGCGTCCGGCGGCAGCCGCCGCGTCGTCGCGTGCTGCGTCGTCTCCCGGCAGGAGCCGAACACCAGCTTCGCCTCCGTGTCCCGCTCCGCGCCGCCGCGGGTCCGGATGACACTCCTCGGGTACGGGTAGTCCGCCGGCGGCCAGACGTGCGCCCCGTCCACGTACACGTCGTAGGGGGTGACCGCACCCTCGGCCAGACCCTCCACCAGGACCAGCGCGTAGTGGTGACCGAACGCGGAGAACGTGGCCGCGCGCCCACCGGCCGCACCCGCGCGCACCTCGACCTCCGCCGCGTGCGCGGTCTCGACCCAGACCGTGGCCTTCGTGCCGGCGACGCGGCGCAGCAGCGGGCCGATGAGCAGCGCTTCGCTCGGCTGATCGGTCGTCATTTAACGGACCTCCGGGGGATGGTGGGCTTCATCCTGCCCACCCGGATCACCGTGGCGCCAGCGGGGTGCGTGTCACTCGTCACCGCATCCGGAAAGTGTTTACACCGTTTAGGGGTGGGTGACCGGGGCGGGAGCCGGGGTTCACCGGCCGTTACCCCGTGGGTGACCGGGGGAGTTGGACAACCGACGGCCCGGTAAGGGGTGGAGCGGTCGGCGGGACGCCTGCGGGCCCATCTGACAGGATTCGGTCATGGACTACGTGGTCGTCGCTCTGGTGATGCTGGGCGTGTTGGTGCTCGGCGGGCTCGGTCTGGTGGTGCCGCGGCTGCGCCGGCGGCCCCCGGTGCCGCCCGTTACGCCCTCCTCTCCTCCGGTGATCACCGAGAAGCCGGTGCCCGAGGCTTCTCCGGTTTCCGTGGCGCCGGCTCCGGTGGTGGAGGCCCCGCCCGCCGTCGTCGAGGAACCCGCCGTCGAGGAACCGGCCGTCGAGCGGCCGGAGCCGTCGGCCGGGCGGCTGGTGCGGCTGCGCGCGCGGCTGTCCCGCTCGCAGAACGTCTTCGGCAAGGGCCTGCTCGGCCTGCTCTCCCGCGACCACATCGACGACGACACGTGGGAGGAGATCGAGGACAGCCTGATCGGCGCGGACGTCGGCATCGAGGCGACCACCGCGATCGTCGAACGGCTGCGCGAGCGCACCCGCGTGCTGGGCACGAAGACCGCCGCGGACGTGCGCGCGCTGCTGGCCGAGGAACTGGTCGCGGCGCTGGAGCCGGGCATGGACCGGACGCTGCGGTCCGCGCCCACCGGCGACACCCCGGCGGTGATCATGGTGGTCGGCGTGAACGGCGCCGGCAAGACCACCACCTGCGGCAAGATCGCCCGGGTGCTGATCGCGGACGGGCGTACCGTGCTGATGGGTGCGGCCGACACGTTCCGGGCGGCCGCCGCCGAGCAGCTCGCCACCTGGGGTTCCCGGGTCGGCGCCGAGGTGGTCCGCGGTCCCGAGGGCGCGGATCCGGCGAGTGTCGCGTTCGATGCCGTGAAACGGGGTATCGAGACCCGGGTGGATACCGTGTTGGTGGACACCGCGGGCCGGCTGCAGAACAAGGTCGGCCTGATGGACGAGCTGGGTAAGGTCAAGCGGGTCGTGGAGAAGCACGGGCCGGTGGATGAGACGCTGTTGGTGCTCGACGCCACCACCGGGCAGAACGGCCTGGAGCAGGCGAGGGTCTTCACAGAGGTGGTCGACGTGACGGGTGTCGTGCTGACCAAGCTGGACGGCACGGCGAAGGGGGGGATCGTGATCGCGGTGCAGCGCAAGCTGGGCATCCCGGTCAAGCTGGTCGGCCTGGGCGAGGGCCCGGACGACCTGGCGCCCTTCGAGCCCGTGCAGTTCGTCGACGCGCTGCTCGGGACCGGCGCGTAACCGCCGTGACGCACCCACACCGCGCGCCGGGCATGTCGTGGCCGCCCCCGGGCGGGTCCGGCCAGCCGCAGCACTACACGCAACAGCCGCCGCCGGTCTACCACCAGCCGCCGCAGCAGCCCCCGCCTGTGCACCAGTACCCGCCGCAGACACCGCAGCAGCCCGGCCGGCCGTACGTGCCGCAGCTGCACCCGGAGCCCGGGTACGAGGAGGTGCCGCTGCGCGGCGGCAACGTCTCCACCGTGCACCGGGTCGGCGACACCGTACGCCGCAACGCGGGACCGTGGACGCCCTCGGTGCACGCGCTGCTGCGCCACATGGAGTACGTCGGCTTCAGCGGCTCGCCGCGCGCGCTCGGGATAGACGACAAGGGCCGCGAGGTGCTGTCCTACATCGACGGCGAGTGCGGCGAGTACCCGCTGGCCGAGCACTGGGTGACGGACGAGGCGCTGGTCACCGTGGCGACCATGCTGCGGATGTTCCACGACGCGCAGTACGGTTTCCAGCCGCCGCCCGGCGCGGTGTGGCGCTCGTTCGGGCCGCCGCCGCCGGACACGGAGGTGATCTGCCACCACGACGCGGCGCCGCACAACGTGATCTGGCGGCCGGACGGCACGCTCGCGCTGATCGACTTCGACCTGGCGTCACCGGGGGCGCGGATCTACGACGTGGCGTACGCGGCCTGGACCTGGGTGCCGCTCTTCTCCGACCGGGACTCGCAGACGCTGGGCTGGAAGCGGCCGAACCGGCCGCGCCGGCTGCGGTTGTTCGCGGACGCGTACGGGCTGATCCCGCGCGACCGGCACCGCCTGGTCCGGACCATTCGCAAGCGGATCGTCGACCACGTCGAGGGCATCCGGCGGATGGCGGCGGCCGGTGATCCCGCGTTCGTGACCATCGTGCAAAAGGGACACCTGCGTCGCCCGATGCGCGATCTTCGTCTGCTCGACTACGAGCGGAACGCACTTGAGTACACTCTGCGATAGATGATCGGCTGATACGCCACCCTCTGTTCAGGGATGGTGAGTGTTTCTTCACACGTTGGAAACAACCCGTGACTCTCAAGAAACGGACTGGAGACCCAGCGCGAAACAGCGGCCCGTGAAGCTCTCGTCCAACCGGCGACGGGGCGATGCTGCCTTGCCACCGGGAGGGAGGAATTCAAACCGAGAGGAGGCAGCGTGCCGGAGATTGCCATCGATTCCGGGCACACCGCCTGGTTGCTTGTTTCGTCCGCTCTTGTGCTTCTCATGACTCCGGGTCTGGCGTTCTTCTACGGTGGCATGACCAAGTCCAAGGGCATCCTGAACATGATGATGATGAGCTTCAGCTCCATCGCCATCGTGTCCCTGCTCTGGGTCTTCTACGGCTTCTCCATCGCGTTCGGTAAGTCGAACGGCTTCTTCGGCGACGTCACGCAGTACGCGTTCATGACGCAGGACCTCACCGGCGCCTGGTCCGAGCTGGTCCCGGTCCCGACGTTCGTCTTCGCGGTCTTCCAGATGATGTTCGCGATCATCACGGTCGCGCTGATCAGCGGCGCGCTCGCGGACCGCGCCAAGTTCGCCGGCTGGATCGTCTACGCGGTCGCCTGGGCCACCCTCGTCTACTTCCCGGTCGCGAACTGGGTGTGGGGCGGCGGCTGGATCTTCGAGATGGGCGCGTTCGACTTCGCCGGTGGCACCGCGGTGCACATCAACGCGGGTGCGGCGGCGCTCGGCCTGGCGATCATCCTGCGCAAGCGGAACGGCTGGCCGTCCGGTGCGTACAAGCCGCACAACGTGCCGACCATCGCGCTCGGCGCCGGTCTGCTCTGGTTCGGCTGGTTCGGCTTCAACGCCGGCTCCGAGGGCGCGGCCGACGCGATCGCCGGCATCGCGTTCCTGAACACCCAGGTCGCCACCGCGGCCGCGGTCATCGGCTGGCTGGTCGTGGAGTGGATCCGCGACGGCAAGCCCACGCTGCTCGGCGCGTCCTCGGGTGCGATCGCCGGCCTGGTCGCGATCACCCCGGCCTGTGCGTTCGTCGAGCCGATCGGCGCGATCGGCCTCGGCATCGTCACCGGTGCGATCTGCGCGCTGTCGGTCGGCCTGAAGTACAAGCTCGGCTTCGACGACTCGCTCGACGTGGTCGGCGTGCACATGGTCGGCGGCCTGATCGGCGCGCTGTCCATCGGCCTGATCGCCACCCAGAAGTTCTACGGCGAGGCCGGCCCGCAGGGCCTGTTCTACGGCGGCGGTGTCGAGCAGCTCGGCAAGCAGGCCGCGGGCGCGTTCGCGGTGCTGGCGTACTCGCTGATCATCTCGGTCATCCTGGGCTTCGCGATCGACAAGACGATCGGCATGACCGTCTCGTCCGAGGCGGAGACCGAGGGTGTGGACCAGGTCGAGCACGCGGAGAGCGCGTACGACTTCTCCGCCCCCACGGGTGGCGGCGGCGCGTTCGCCCTGGCCGGGATCGCCCCGTCGAGCGGCACCCCCGCGGCCGCGGCACCCGCCACGCCCGCCACGGCCGACGAAAAGGTCGCAGGCTAACAGGTCACCGGTTACGTTGCCACGATGGAGGGACTGAGCATGAAGCTGGTGACCGCGGTCATCAAGCCGTACCAGCTCGACGCGGTGAAGGAGGCCCTGCACGCCCTCGGCGTCGCCGGGCTCACCGTGAGCGAGGTGCAGGGCTACGGCCGGCAGAAGGGACACACCGAGGTCTACCGCGGTGCGGAGTACACGGTGGAGTTCCTGCCGAAGATCCGGGTCGAGGTGCTGACCGACGAGATCGACGTCGAGAAGGTCGTCGACGCGGTCGTCACGGCGGCCCGGACCGGGAAGATCGGCGACGGGAAGGTCTGGGTGACGTCCGTGGACGACGTCATCCGGGTCCGGACCGGCGAGCGCGGCCTCGACGCGCTGTAACACACGGATATGAGTGACATCGGCGCCGTCGCACGCACCACGCGTGCGGCGGCGCTCGACTCGTGGCTGACCACGCTGATGCCCGCCGGTGTGCCCGGCGTCGCGCTGGTCGCGGTGGGTGGGCTCGGCCGGCGTGAGGTCGCGCCGTTCAGCGACCTGGACCTGGTGCTGGTGCACGCCGGCGTGACCGGGATCGACGAGCTGGCCTCCTCGATCTGGTACCCCATCTGGGACGCGAAGCACAAACTCGACCACTCGGTCCGTACCGTCGATCAGGCTATCGAGGTGGCGGCGTCGGACGTCAAGGCCGCGCTCGGCATGCTCGACGCCCGGCACGTCGCCGGTGACCGTGCGCTGTCCGAGCGGCTGATCACCGAGTCCGCGGACCTCTGGCGGCGCACTGCGGTCCGCAACCTGGAGGCGCTCCGCGAGATCACTCGCGCGCGCTGGGAAACCCACGGCGAGCTGGCGTTCCTGCTGGAGGGCGACGTCAAGGAGGCGTCCGGCGGGCTGCGCGACGTGACGATCCTGCGCGGCATGGGCCGGGCCGGCATCGCGGACGCGATGCGCCCGGCGGTCCGGGCCGCGAACCTGCACATGCTCGACGTCCGGGACGCGCTGCACCTCGCGGTCGGCCGCCGGGTCGACCGGCTGGTCGCCCAGGAACGGAAGTCCGTGGCGCTGGCGCTGGGCCTGGACGACGGCGACGCGCTGCTGCGCCGCGTCTCCGGCGACGCGCGGACCATCGCGCACGCGGTCGACGACGCCTGGCGCGCTGCGGACCGGCTCCGCGGCCGTCGACGCCTGCTGACCGCGGGCACGCCGGTACGCCGCCCGGTCGCCCGGGACGTGGTCGAGCACGACGGCGAGCTCGTACTGGCACGAACCGCGATCGGGCCGCGCCCCGACCCCAGCCTCTCGCTCCGCGTCGCCGCGGCCGCGGCCGTGCACCGGCTGCCGATCGCGCGCGCCACCTGCGAATGGCTCGCCACCTACTGCCCGCCGCTGCCCGCGCCCTGGCCGGAAGCGGCCCGGTCGGCCCTGATCACGCTGCTCGGCGCCGGTCCCGGCCTGCCCGCGACCTGGGAGACCTGCGACCGGTACGGCCTGGTCGACGGCTGGCTGCCGGAATGGGCGCGCATGCGCAGCCTGCCGCAACACAACGCGGTGCACCGGTTCACGCTGGACCGGCACCTGGTCCAGGCCGCGTCCGAGGCCACCGCGTTCACCCGCGACGTCGACCGGCCCGACCTGCTGCTGCTCGCCGCGTTCCTGCACGACGTGGGCAAGGGCCTGCCCGGCGACCACAGCGCGGTCGGCGCGCCGATCGCGGCCGGCATCGCGCAGCGCATCGGGCTGCCGCCGGCCGAGGTCGCGCTGATCGAACGCCTGGTCCGGCTGCACCTGCTGCTGCCCGAGGTGGCCACCCGCCGCGACCTGAGCGACCCGGTCACCATCACCCGCGTCGCGACCGCGGTCGAGGACCCGCTCACGCTCGACCTGCTGCACAGCCTGGCCCGCGCGGACGCGATAGCGACCGGCCCGGCCGCCTGGTCCGACTGGAAGGGCCGGCTGATCCGCGAGCTGGTCGCACGCGTGCGCACCGCGCTGGACACCGGCGCGCTGCCCAAACCTGCGGAGCCCGACCCGGAACTGCTGGACGCGCCGCTGCCCGTGGTGCACCTCGACGGCGACCGGGTCGCGGTCGCGGCCGCGGACCGGCGCGGACTGCTCGCGGCCGTGGCCGGCTGCCTGTCCATGCACCGGCTCGACGTGCTCGCCGCGGACGTCACCACGGTGGGGGAGCGGGCGGTGCTGGAGGTGCGGGTACAGCCCCGGTACGGCACACCGGCCGAGCCGATCGCGCTCACCGCCGATTTGCGCCGGGTGCTCAACGGCGACGTGTCCGTGACGCAGCGGCTGCGCGGGCGAGTGCCTCCCACGCGTACCGGCGCCGCTCCGAAGGTCGTCTGGCACCGCGACGTGGCCACGGACGCGGTGGTGCTGGAGGTGCGCGCCGCGGACTCGCCCGGGCTGCTCTACCGGCTGGCGTCCGCGCTCGAGGACGTCGGCACGTCCGTGCGCGCCGCCCGGATCTCCACGCTCGGCGGCGACGTGGTCGACGCGTTCTACCTGGTCGGTGCGGGTTTCGACGACGCTGCCCGGGAGAAGGTGGAGGCCGCCGTGCTGGCCGCCGCCGCGCACGCCTGACTCGCCGGGTTACCCTTGCTGTTGGCCTCTTCGCGCCGGTGCGTTTTAGACAGAAACGGGATGTTGCGCAGTGTTTGACACCTTGAGTGACCGCCTCTCCGGGATCTTCGGCAAGCTCCGCGGCAAGGGCAAGCTCACCGACGCCGACATCGACGCCACCGCGCGCGAGATCCGTCTCGCCCTGCTGGAGGCGGACGTCGCGCTTCCCGTGGTCAAGGCGTTCATCCACACGCTCAAGGAGCGGGCGCGCGGCGCCGCGGTCTCCGAGGCGCTCAACCCGGCGCAGCAGGTCATCAAGATCGTGCACGAGGAGCTGATCGGCGTCCTCGGCGGCGAGGGCCGGCGGCTCCAGTTCGCCAAGAACCCGCCCACCGTGATCATGCTGGCCGGCCTTCAGGGTGCCGGTAAGACCACGCTCGCCGGCAAGCTCGCCCGCTGGCTCAAGGCCCAGGGCCACCAGCCGCTGCTCGTCGCCGCCGACCTCCAGCGGCCGAACGCGGTCAACCAGCTGCAGGTGCTCGGCCAGCGCGCCGGCGTCGAGGTCTACGCGCCCTCCGGCGGCAACGGCGAGGGCGACCCGATCCAGGTCGCGCGCGACTCGATCGAGCACGCGAAGCGCCAGGCCCGCGACATCGTCATCGTCGACACCGCCGGCCGTCTCGGCATCGACGAGGAGATGATGGCGCAGGCCGCCGGCATCCGCGACGCCGTCGACCCGGACGAGGTCATCTTCGTCATCGACGCCATGGTCGGTCAGGACGCGGTCCGCACCGCCGAGGCGTTCCGCGACGGCGTCGGCATCACCGGCGTGGTCCTCTCCAAGCTCGACGGTGACGCACGCGGTGGTGCCGCGCTCTCCGTCCGGCACGTGACCGGCCAGCCCATCCTCTTCGCGTCCACCGGCGAGAAGCTGGAGGACTTCGACGTCTTCCACCCCGACCGGATGGCCAGCCGCATCCTCGGCATGGGCGACGTGCTG
This genomic interval carries:
- the ftsY gene encoding signal recognition particle-docking protein FtsY, producing MDYVVVALVMLGVLVLGGLGLVVPRLRRRPPVPPVTPSSPPVITEKPVPEASPVSVAPAPVVEAPPAVVEEPAVEEPAVERPEPSAGRLVRLRARLSRSQNVFGKGLLGLLSRDHIDDDTWEEIEDSLIGADVGIEATTAIVERLRERTRVLGTKTAADVRALLAEELVAALEPGMDRTLRSAPTGDTPAVIMVVGVNGAGKTTTCGKIARVLIADGRTVLMGAADTFRAAAAEQLATWGSRVGAEVVRGPEGADPASVAFDAVKRGIETRVDTVLVDTAGRLQNKVGLMDELGKVKRVVEKHGPVDETLLVLDATTGQNGLEQARVFTEVVDVTGVVLTKLDGTAKGGIVIAVQRKLGIPVKLVGLGEGPDDLAPFEPVQFVDALLGTGA
- a CDS encoding phosphotransferase codes for the protein MTHPHRAPGMSWPPPGGSGQPQHYTQQPPPVYHQPPQQPPPVHQYPPQTPQQPGRPYVPQLHPEPGYEEVPLRGGNVSTVHRVGDTVRRNAGPWTPSVHALLRHMEYVGFSGSPRALGIDDKGREVLSYIDGECGEYPLAEHWVTDEALVTVATMLRMFHDAQYGFQPPPGAVWRSFGPPPPDTEVICHHDAAPHNVIWRPDGTLALIDFDLASPGARIYDVAYAAWTWVPLFSDRDSQTLGWKRPNRPRRLRLFADAYGLIPRDRHRLVRTIRKRIVDHVEGIRRMAAAGDPAFVTIVQKGHLRRPMRDLRLLDYERNALEYTLR
- the ffh gene encoding signal recognition particle protein, translating into MFDTLSDRLSGIFGKLRGKGKLTDADIDATAREIRLALLEADVALPVVKAFIHTLKERARGAAVSEALNPAQQVIKIVHEELIGVLGGEGRRLQFAKNPPTVIMLAGLQGAGKTTLAGKLARWLKAQGHQPLLVAADLQRPNAVNQLQVLGQRAGVEVYAPSGGNGEGDPIQVARDSIEHAKRQARDIVIVDTAGRLGIDEEMMAQAAGIRDAVDPDEVIFVIDAMVGQDAVRTAEAFRDGVGITGVVLSKLDGDARGGAALSVRHVTGQPILFASTGEKLEDFDVFHPDRMASRILGMGDVLTLIEQAEAAFDEDQKEKMTAKLLGGEQFTLEDFLDQLVAVRRMGPIANVLSMMPGMGQMKDQLAELDDKHFDRVTAIIRSMTPAERTNPKILNGSRRARIANGAGVQVMDVNQLLNRFADAQKMMKQMGGMMGLPGGGNRRKATKSPKNKRKGTKGGGNNRPRTGGMPGGFPGMGGMPQLPPGMDPNTLGGGGMPGFKLPNIDFNKLNKPKKRDED
- a CDS encoding P-II family nitrogen regulator — its product is MKLVTAVIKPYQLDAVKEALHALGVAGLTVSEVQGYGRQKGHTEVYRGAEYTVEFLPKIRVEVLTDEIDVEKVVDAVVTAARTGKIGDGKVWVTSVDDVIRVRTGERGLDAL
- a CDS encoding alkaline phosphatase D family protein: MTTDQPSEALLIGPLLRRVAGTKATVWVETAHAAEVEVRAGAAGGRAATFSAFGHHYALVLVEGLAEGAVTPYDVYVDGAHVWPPADYPYPRSVIRTRGGAERDTEAKLVFGSCRETTQHATTRRLPPDALDAYARRLMPAGPDDEAWPDFLVLLGDQVYADKTSDTVRKQLTARTKPHHGTGDDVQTFDEYTKLYEESWRDPEIRWLFSTVPSVMMFDDHEIIDDWNSSASWRADMQREPWWAERIMNGLASYWVYQHMGNLPPDRLQEDALYPKVAGAADATEILREFAARVDQEADFGHDPESWRSRQYQWSFAVDLGRTRLVVLDNRCSRVLDPDHRAMLPAAEWSWFLDQAHGSTFDHLVVGSSLPWLMPPAIHYLEAWNERISASRRPRVAAFGEKVRRAVDLEHWAAFQSSFEALADLFRVLGRSSTGPASISVLSGDVHHSYVAKAELGPGVITPVHQLTCSPIHNQVPSFMRPLMRIGWARWAGLVARGLAFSVGVRSSSLRWRKSEDDPYFGNAVATLTHRGRQARVIIEGTTPDGRLDTVADVLLTTP
- a CDS encoding ammonium transporter encodes the protein MPEIAIDSGHTAWLLVSSALVLLMTPGLAFFYGGMTKSKGILNMMMMSFSSIAIVSLLWVFYGFSIAFGKSNGFFGDVTQYAFMTQDLTGAWSELVPVPTFVFAVFQMMFAIITVALISGALADRAKFAGWIVYAVAWATLVYFPVANWVWGGGWIFEMGAFDFAGGTAVHINAGAAALGLAIILRKRNGWPSGAYKPHNVPTIALGAGLLWFGWFGFNAGSEGAADAIAGIAFLNTQVATAAAVIGWLVVEWIRDGKPTLLGASSGAIAGLVAITPACAFVEPIGAIGLGIVTGAICALSVGLKYKLGFDDSLDVVGVHMVGGLIGALSIGLIATQKFYGEAGPQGLFYGGGVEQLGKQAAGAFAVLAYSLIISVILGFAIDKTIGMTVSSEAETEGVDQVEHAESAYDFSAPTGGGGAFALAGIAPSSGTPAAAAPATPATADEKVAG